The following coding sequences are from one Triticum dicoccoides isolate Atlit2015 ecotype Zavitan chromosome 4A, WEW_v2.0, whole genome shotgun sequence window:
- the LOC119287118 gene encoding FCS-Like Zinc finger 8-like isoform X2: protein MLRNRSRRAVGAGGGGGGLMPQPEPLAGATAQSSSSPRPYMALPQAGFLDGAEQGPSSSMSPTSILETKQFCCSALPPFLSERSLRKAQMETAALGPEPAGAGGLADVLREHGNAKAGGRKVVFGSQLRIQVPSGRAAELVSSPIEFGVKNRDAVLSPARRFLPEVVSSPTARVFAAGVAPGEMAMSEDYTCVISRGPNPRTRHIFDDCIVESCGDVLVDNGPGTAAVPASGFLSSCHACRRQLAGHANDTFIHRRNTPGSPSSEADSTSSVYILHQDYGSSILCQ, encoded by the exons ATGCTGCGGAACAGATCGAGGAGAGCGGTTGGCGCCGGAGGCGGGGGCGGAGGTCTCATGCCTCAACCTGAGCCCCTCGCCGGCGCCACTGCTCAGTCTTCTTCTTCCCCGAGGCCgtacatggcgctgccgcaggccggGTTCTTGGACGGCGCGGAGCAGGGGCCCTCCTCCTCCATGAGCCCCACCTCCATTCTCGAGACCAAGCAGTTCTGCTGCTCcgcgctgccgcccttcctctcggAGAGAAGCCTCAGGAAGGCGCAGATGGAGACGGCCGCTCTGGGTCCGGAGCCGGCCGGCGCCGGCGGCCTCGCCGACGTGCTCCGGGAGCACGGCAACGCCAAGGCCGGCGGCCGCAAGGTGGTGTTCGGGTCGCAGCTCAGGATCCAGGTCCCGTCCGGCAGGGCCGCGGAGCTGGTGTCCTCCCCGATAGAGTTCGGCGTCAAGAACCGGGACGCCGTCCTGTCCCCGGCCAGGAGGTTCCTGCCGGAGGTCGTCAGCTCGCCCACCGCCCGGGTGTTCGCCGCCGGCGTCGCCCCGGGGGAAATGGCCATGTCGGAGGACTACACGTGCGTCATCTCCCGCGGCCCCAACCCGAGGACCCGGCACATCTTCGACGACTGCATAGTCGAGAGCTGCGGGGATGTGCTCGTGGACAACGGACCGGGCACCGCCGCCGTGCCGGCGAGCGGTTTCTTGAGCTCTTGCCATGCATGCCGCAGGCAACTTGCAGGGCATGCCAATGATACCTTCATCCATCG gaggaatacccccggCTCTCCGTCAAGCGAAGCAGATAGTACATCTTCAGTATATATACTTCATCAAGATTATGGCAGTTCTATACTATGCCAATAA
- the LOC119287118 gene encoding FCS-Like Zinc finger 8-like isoform X1: MVGHGLPLPAPQVLRPSEAMLRNRSRRAVGAGGGGGGLMPQPEPLAGATAQSSSSPRPYMALPQAGFLDGAEQGPSSSMSPTSILETKQFCCSALPPFLSERSLRKAQMETAALGPEPAGAGGLADVLREHGNAKAGGRKVVFGSQLRIQVPSGRAAELVSSPIEFGVKNRDAVLSPARRFLPEVVSSPTARVFAAGVAPGEMAMSEDYTCVISRGPNPRTRHIFDDCIVESCGDVLVDNGPGTAAVPASGFLSSCHACRRQLAGHANDTFIHRGGKAFCSDECRYQEMLFDEAVDNLR, encoded by the exons ATGGTTGGTCATGGCCTGCCTCTGCCTGCTCCACAGGTGCTCCGTCCGTCCGAGGCGATGCTGCGGAACAGATCGAGGAGAGCGGTTGGCGCCGGAGGCGGGGGCGGAGGTCTCATGCCTCAACCTGAGCCCCTCGCCGGCGCCACTGCTCAGTCTTCTTCTTCCCCGAGGCCgtacatggcgctgccgcaggccggGTTCTTGGACGGCGCGGAGCAGGGGCCCTCCTCCTCCATGAGCCCCACCTCCATTCTCGAGACCAAGCAGTTCTGCTGCTCcgcgctgccgcccttcctctcggAGAGAAGCCTCAGGAAGGCGCAGATGGAGACGGCCGCTCTGGGTCCGGAGCCGGCCGGCGCCGGCGGCCTCGCCGACGTGCTCCGGGAGCACGGCAACGCCAAGGCCGGCGGCCGCAAGGTGGTGTTCGGGTCGCAGCTCAGGATCCAGGTCCCGTCCGGCAGGGCCGCGGAGCTGGTGTCCTCCCCGATAGAGTTCGGCGTCAAGAACCGGGACGCCGTCCTGTCCCCGGCCAGGAGGTTCCTGCCGGAGGTCGTCAGCTCGCCCACCGCCCGGGTGTTCGCCGCCGGCGTCGCCCCGGGGGAAATGGCCATGTCGGAGGACTACACGTGCGTCATCTCCCGCGGCCCCAACCCGAGGACCCGGCACATCTTCGACGACTGCATAGTCGAGAGCTGCGGGGATGTGCTCGTGGACAACGGACCGGGCACCGCCGCCGTGCCGGCGAGCGGTTTCTTGAGCTCTTGCCATGCATGCCGCAGGCAACTTGCAGGGCATGCCAATGATACCTTCATCCATCG GGGTGGCAAAGCATTCTGCAGCGACGAGTGCCGGTACCAGGAAATGCTTTTCGACGAAGCGGTGGACAACCTGCGCTAG